In Acidaminococcus fermentans DSM 20731, one genomic interval encodes:
- a CDS encoding MFS transporter, whose product MVAFIAYMQMFAPLSIDLYLPALPKMAEVFSASEILVNLTLAGFFLVFTVGIILFGPLADKYGRRKVLLAAPYMATCPSRPSSTSMNSTSRRRRTASIMP is encoded by the coding sequence ATGGTGGCATTCATCGCTTATATGCAGATGTTCGCACCACTTTCCATCGATCTTTATCTGCCCGCACTGCCGAAGATGGCGGAAGTGTTTTCTGCTTCGGAGATCCTGGTGAATCTTACCCTGGCCGGGTTCTTCCTGGTCTTTACCGTGGGCATCATCTTGTTTGGCCCGCTGGCCGATAAGTACGGCCGTAGGAAAGTCCTGCTCGCTGCTCCTTATATGGCTACCTGTCCATCTCGTCCTTCGTCTACATCGATGAATTCCACCTCACGCCGCAGACGTACAGCTTCTATTATGCCGTAA
- a CDS encoding GTP pyrophosphokinase produces the protein MGSSYGDWRPVLEKVLEQLVRDIRAYNRKEQEEQGENAYEHLLYRVKSTASMEEKCRRKGLPVTAKAALHDIRDAIGLRIVCRFLSDIDRNLRLIRAIPGCTVIQEKDYVHNVKPNGYRSYHLILRLEEPFPDVEGNTPGIFYAEVQLRTIAMDSWASLEHEMKYKKSIRNPELIGQELKRCADELAACDLSMETIRKLIRET, from the coding sequence ATGGGCAGCAGCTACGGAGACTGGCGGCCGGTGCTGGAGAAGGTGCTGGAGCAGCTGGTACGGGACATCCGGGCCTACAACCGGAAAGAGCAGGAGGAACAGGGAGAAAACGCCTACGAGCATCTGCTCTACCGGGTGAAAAGCACGGCCAGCATGGAAGAAAAATGCCGGCGGAAGGGGCTCCCGGTTACGGCCAAAGCGGCCCTCCACGATATCCGGGATGCCATCGGTCTGCGGATCGTGTGCCGCTTCCTCAGCGACATCGACCGGAATCTCCGGCTGATCCGGGCCATTCCCGGCTGTACGGTCATCCAGGAAAAAGACTACGTACACAATGTGAAACCCAACGGCTACCGGTCCTACCATCTGATTCTCCGGCTGGAGGAGCCCTTCCCGGATGTGGAAGGGAACACCCCGGGAATCTTCTATGCGGAAGTCCAGCTCCGGACCATCGCCATGGATTCCTGGGCCAGCCTGGAACACGAAATGAAGTACAAAAAATCCATCCGGAACCCGGAACTGATCGGCCAGGAGCTGAAGCGGTGCGCCGATGAGCTGGCCGCCTGTGATCTGTCCATGGAGACCATCCGGAAACTGATCCGGGAAACCTGA
- a CDS encoding carbon-nitrogen hydrolase family protein — MQDLKKDLRLALVQLEPVLFDKAACLGNTLKKLAEAAENGAEFIVFPELSIPGYPFGMTFGFKIGSRSEAGRKDWKRYYDASVVVPGPETDAIAKAAQKYQVYTSIGISERDAVTGTLYNTNLIFSPEGRLVSHHRKLKPTGAERLVWGDAHEKYFPMADTPWGSAGCMICWESYMPLARAALYEHGVTLYISANTNDVPEWQHTIQHIALEGRCFVINSDLFFTKHSYPSDLEAKEELAQLPEIVCRGGSCVIDPFGHYLTEPVWDKETIIYADLDMDQVAASRMEFDPCGHYARPDVLKFEASKA, encoded by the coding sequence ATGCAAGACCTGAAAAAGGATTTAAGACTGGCACTCGTCCAACTGGAACCCGTACTTTTTGACAAAGCTGCCTGCCTGGGTAATACACTGAAAAAATTGGCAGAGGCTGCAGAAAACGGTGCAGAATTCATTGTATTCCCCGAATTGTCCATTCCCGGCTATCCCTTTGGTATGACTTTTGGGTTTAAGATTGGCAGCCGCAGCGAAGCTGGACGAAAAGACTGGAAACGCTATTACGATGCATCCGTCGTCGTTCCAGGCCCTGAAACAGATGCGATTGCCAAAGCAGCCCAAAAGTACCAGGTATATACCAGCATCGGGATTTCGGAACGCGACGCCGTAACCGGAACCCTGTACAATACCAATCTGATTTTCTCACCGGAAGGACGTCTTGTATCCCATCATCGGAAATTAAAGCCAACCGGTGCGGAACGACTTGTTTGGGGCGACGCACATGAAAAATATTTCCCGATGGCCGATACGCCCTGGGGATCAGCTGGCTGCATGATCTGCTGGGAAAGTTACATGCCCCTTGCCCGTGCAGCTTTATATGAACACGGCGTTACCCTTTATATTTCTGCCAATACCAACGACGTTCCCGAATGGCAACATACGATCCAGCACATTGCCTTGGAAGGCCGCTGCTTTGTCATTAACAGTGACTTGTTCTTCACCAAGCACTCTTACCCGTCTGATCTCGAAGCAAAAGAAGAACTTGCGCAGCTTCCGGAAATAGTATGCCGCGGCGGCAGCTGCGTGATTGATCCATTCGGTCATTATTTGACGGAACCTGTTTGGGATAAAGAAACCATCATTTATGCAGATCTGGATATGGATCAGGTCGCAGCCAGTCGTATGGAATTCGACCCTTGTGGACACTATGCACGTCCAGATGTTTTGAAATTTGAAGCCAGCAAAGCATAA
- a CDS encoding MFS transporter has translation MKRQQLLLLILAFGVFSILNTEMGIIGILPMAAEMYQVDIVQAGMLVSLFALGVAIAGPTMPLLCSRFNRKHVMLLVLGVFTICNALAVVASDFQLLLVLRVVPAFFHPVYCALAFSVAAASVAPEDAPRAVARINMGVAAGMVVGVPISNVLAATFDFSVAMAFFAGVTGLMFLLTMAFVPDLPVTQPMRYGAQLSVLKRPPVWLAIVAVICLNGSIFGVYNYLADYLQQIAALPGELIAVLLFVYGLLNICGSYLGGNLLARCPSVTVRLFPLCTIALYCLLFAGGGKLLPLLAALIGAWGILGGINANINQYLLACVASDAPDFSNGLFLTAANLGCMAGTMISGFFIRSLGLPFVVCGGLLLAAAALPLTKFVHCRADEQQATDCLIGS, from the coding sequence ATGAAACGACAGCAGCTATTGCTCTTGATTCTGGCATTTGGTGTGTTCAGCATCCTCAATACGGAGATGGGCATCATCGGCATCCTGCCGATGGCGGCGGAGATGTACCAGGTGGATATCGTACAGGCGGGGATGCTCGTCAGTCTGTTCGCGCTTGGCGTGGCCATCGCAGGGCCGACTATGCCGCTGCTGTGCTCGCGCTTCAATCGCAAGCACGTGATGCTGCTTGTGCTGGGCGTGTTCACGATCTGCAATGCACTGGCCGTGGTTGCGAGCGACTTCCAGCTCCTTTTAGTGTTGCGCGTCGTGCCGGCCTTTTTCCACCCGGTCTACTGTGCACTCGCCTTCAGCGTGGCCGCCGCTTCGGTGGCTCCAGAGGATGCGCCGCGGGCTGTGGCGCGCATCAACATGGGTGTCGCAGCCGGCATGGTTGTCGGCGTGCCCATCAGCAATGTCCTGGCAGCGACGTTTGACTTCTCAGTGGCAATGGCCTTCTTTGCAGGCGTGACGGGGCTCATGTTTCTGCTGACAATGGCCTTTGTGCCGGACTTGCCGGTGACGCAGCCAATGCGCTACGGCGCGCAGCTTTCCGTTCTGAAGCGTCCGCCGGTCTGGCTGGCCATCGTGGCGGTTATTTGCCTCAATGGCTCCATCTTCGGCGTCTACAACTACCTCGCTGACTACCTGCAGCAGATCGCGGCACTGCCGGGAGAGCTCATCGCAGTGCTGCTCTTCGTCTATGGTCTCTTGAACATCTGCGGAAGCTATCTGGGGGGCAATCTCCTCGCCAGGTGTCCCAGCGTGACCGTCCGCCTTTTCCCGCTGTGTACCATCGCGCTCTACTGCCTGCTCTTTGCAGGTGGTGGGAAGTTGCTGCCTCTTCTCGCGGCACTGATTGGGGCCTGGGGCATCCTCGGTGGCATCAATGCGAACATCAATCAGTACCTGCTGGCCTGCGTGGCATCGGATGCGCCGGATTTCAGCAACGGCCTGTTCCTGACAGCGGCCAATCTCGGCTGCATGGCGGGAACCATGATCAGCGGCTTTTTCATCCGCAGCCTCGGACTGCCCTTCGTCGTCTGCGGTGGCCTGCTGCTGGCGGCCGCTGCCCTGCCGCTCACAAAGTTCGTACACTGCCGGGCAGATGAGCAACAAGCGACGGATTGTCTTATCGGCTCGTAA
- a CDS encoding Gfo/Idh/MocA family protein, producing the protein MDVGVLGSGAIVPVALASMEAVPGIRVKALWCREHSRQRGEALAREYGIFQVFTDLESLFREGGVDTVYIALVNPVHYAYARAALLAGKNVILEKPFCPSFAQAQDLAELARRQGLFLLEAMPLWHGALFRKVRELVPRLGPIRVVQCNYSQYSSRYDRYLQKEVLPAFDPAAFGGALYDLDVYNIAFAAGLFGRPEKVAYAPNRGWNGVDTSGVLFLQYPGFQAVLTAAKDSNSPSFLQIQGEKGWLKVEGKPIHPHRMVWKFVQGPDRDQFSTGAGKKEESVQSWAPPERKNRMVEEFGDYARIVNGKKKAEAEAYLQMTLTASEVLERAAHSFQVYVSTSSR; encoded by the coding sequence ATGGACGTGGGAGTATTGGGGTCCGGAGCCATTGTTCCCGTGGCCCTGGCGTCCATGGAGGCGGTGCCGGGGATCCGGGTGAAGGCCCTGTGGTGCCGGGAACACAGCCGGCAGCGGGGAGAAGCCCTGGCCCGGGAGTATGGGATTTTCCAGGTGTTCACGGACCTGGAATCCCTGTTCCGGGAAGGAGGCGTGGATACGGTGTACATCGCCCTGGTGAACCCGGTCCATTATGCATACGCCCGGGCAGCCCTCCTGGCCGGGAAAAACGTGATTCTGGAAAAGCCCTTCTGCCCCTCTTTTGCCCAGGCGCAGGACCTGGCGGAACTGGCCCGAAGGCAGGGGCTTTTCCTGCTGGAAGCCATGCCCCTGTGGCATGGAGCCCTGTTCCGGAAAGTCCGGGAGCTGGTTCCCCGGCTGGGCCCCATCCGGGTGGTCCAGTGCAATTATTCCCAGTATTCCAGCCGGTATGACCGGTACCTGCAGAAAGAGGTGCTGCCGGCCTTTGATCCGGCGGCTTTCGGCGGGGCTCTGTACGACCTGGACGTGTACAACATCGCCTTCGCCGCCGGACTCTTCGGCCGGCCGGAAAAAGTGGCCTATGCCCCCAACCGGGGATGGAATGGGGTGGATACCTCCGGGGTGCTGTTCCTGCAGTATCCCGGGTTCCAGGCCGTGCTCACCGCCGCCAAGGATTCCAACAGCCCCTCTTTTCTCCAGATCCAGGGAGAAAAAGGCTGGCTGAAGGTGGAAGGGAAACCCATCCATCCGCACAGGATGGTGTGGAAGTTTGTCCAGGGCCCGGACCGGGACCAGTTCAGCACCGGTGCCGGGAAAAAGGAAGAATCCGTCCAAAGCTGGGCCCCGCCGGAACGGAAGAACCGGATGGTGGAAGAGTTCGGGGACTATGCCCGGATCGTGAACGGAAAGAAAAAAGCGGAGGCGGAGGCGTATTTGCAGATGACCCTCACCGCCAGTGAAGTGCTGGAGAGGGCGGCGCACAGTTTCCAGGTGTATGTGTCAACAAGTTCTCGGTAG
- a CDS encoding type II toxin-antitoxin system RelB/DinJ family antitoxin, which yields MTTANINVRVDAELKKEAEGLFNDLGLNMSSAITMFLKSAVRCDGIPFQVRRNAFNAETRAALAEYEEMKTHPEKYKRYHSFADLMKDVDNEA from the coding sequence ATGACTACTGCCAACATCAATGTCCGCGTGGACGCAGAGCTGAAAAAGGAAGCGGAAGGATTATTCAATGATTTGGGACTGAATATGTCGTCTGCCATCACCATGTTTTTAAAGAGTGCGGTCAGATGTGACGGGATTCCCTTCCAAGTCCGCCGCAATGCATTCAATGCTGAAACACGTGCTGCCCTTGCCGAGTATGAAGAAATGAAAACTCATCCGGAAAAATACAAACGGTATCACAGCTTTGCTGACCTTATGAAAGATGTGGACAATGAAGCTTGA
- a CDS encoding cyclophilin-like fold protein, protein MHETGTASLLAGSKVYALKWADTKAAAELRQQLPLAKTFTELHGNEKYYKLPQHLTAADEDVREIHKGDVMLFDGQYVVVFYQDFQTTYRYTRLGRVEAANDLDAALGAGDVFLTLQP, encoded by the coding sequence ATGCACGAGACAGGAACGGCATCCCTGCTGGCGGGCAGCAAAGTGTATGCTCTAAAGTGGGCTGATACGAAGGCTGCTGCCGAGCTGCGGCAGCAGTTGCCGCTGGCCAAAACGTTTACAGAACTCCATGGCAACGAGAAATACTACAAACTGCCGCAGCACCTGACAGCGGCGGACGAAGATGTCCGCGAGATCCATAAGGGAGATGTCATGCTGTTTGACGGCCAGTATGTCGTGGTGTTCTATCAGGATTTTCAGACGACCTACCGCTACACGCGCCTGGGTCGCGTCGAAGCAGCCAATGATCTGGACGCTGCTCTGGGGGCAGGTGATGTATTCCTGACCTTGCAACCATGA
- a CDS encoding response regulator transcription factor has translation MKVLLAEDEKAMSMALCAVLEHSGCQVDPVYDGQAAVDKARQNIYDAMIFDIMMPVKDGITALTELRQEGDRTPVIMLTAKAEVDDRITGLDAGADDYLTKPFAMGELLARLRSLTRRQEDFNRNTLQAGTVTLNCAEGELSSKSSVRLSPKETQLMKYFMQHPGKPCETRMLFDRIWQDEKQEDQGIVWIYVSYLREKLKAIGGNLTIDGHPDGAFVLQAPALAN, from the coding sequence ATGAAAGTATTGCTTGCAGAAGACGAAAAAGCCATGTCCATGGCCCTGTGCGCCGTGCTGGAACATTCCGGCTGCCAGGTGGATCCGGTCTATGACGGACAGGCTGCTGTGGACAAGGCACGCCAGAATATCTACGATGCCATGATCTTCGATATCATGATGCCGGTAAAGGACGGGATCACCGCCCTGACGGAACTCCGGCAGGAAGGGGACCGGACCCCGGTGATCATGCTCACGGCCAAGGCCGAAGTGGACGACCGGATCACGGGACTGGACGCAGGGGCCGATGATTACCTGACCAAACCTTTTGCCATGGGGGAACTGCTGGCCCGGCTCCGGAGCCTGACCCGGCGGCAGGAAGATTTCAACCGGAATACCCTCCAGGCCGGTACGGTGACATTGAACTGTGCGGAAGGGGAGTTATCCAGCAAAAGCAGTGTCCGGCTTTCGCCCAAGGAAACCCAGCTGATGAAGTACTTCATGCAGCACCCGGGGAAACCCTGCGAAACCCGGATGCTCTTTGACCGGATCTGGCAGGACGAAAAGCAGGAAGATCAGGGAATCGTGTGGATCTACGTATCCTACCTGCGGGAAAAGCTCAAGGCCATCGGCGGCAATCTTACCATCGACGGCCATCCGGACGGGGCCTTTGTGCTCCAGGCTCCGGCCCTGGCCAATTAA
- a CDS encoding putative quinol monooxygenase → MANSFCSAHSIRTPEGNMPMVHWAVVESTPGGMTVMGRIAQETVGPQSAREAGTYALYGGVDAQNPDVMRLLEIYESYEAYRIHSTSEAFQAYRAARLPVLKNLQILEANGIALEQKDKGVGKVVYMHRYEVIPEKLAKYQKLTTQEARRAVNEDGGVLGMFVTAEHDAPNVIHTMEIYRDREAFEKYQASEACQTYMMEVMPMFSMTHMVENMPGNIVLSDKGIHNK, encoded by the coding sequence ATGGCAAATTCCTTTTGCTCAGCCCATTCTATCCGTACCCCGGAGGGGAATATGCCCATGGTGCATTGGGCAGTGGTGGAATCTACGCCGGGAGGTATGACAGTTATGGGACGCATTGCCCAGGAAACGGTTGGACCGCAGTCGGCCCGCGAAGCAGGTACGTATGCACTGTATGGTGGTGTCGATGCCCAGAATCCAGATGTGATGAGGCTTCTGGAAATCTATGAAAGCTATGAAGCTTATCGCATACACAGCACCAGTGAAGCTTTTCAGGCATATCGGGCAGCCAGACTGCCTGTTCTGAAAAATTTGCAGATATTGGAAGCGAATGGCATTGCCTTGGAGCAGAAAGACAAGGGCGTGGGCAAGGTGGTTTACATGCACCGCTATGAAGTCATACCGGAAAAGCTGGCCAAGTATCAGAAGCTGACAACCCAGGAGGCTCGCAGGGCTGTAAACGAAGATGGCGGTGTTCTGGGGATGTTCGTTACTGCAGAACACGACGCACCAAACGTCATCCATACCATGGAAATCTATCGTGACAGAGAAGCTTTCGAAAAATATCAGGCTTCCGAGGCATGCCAAACGTATATGATGGAGGTCATGCCTATGTTCAGCATGACTCACATGGTTGAGAATATGCCTGGCAATATCGTGCTTAGTGATAAGGGAATCCATAATAAGTGA
- a CDS encoding LysR family transcriptional regulator: MDLKNVNAFIHVAETNSFTRAAERLEYAQSTITAQIQTLEAELGAELFIRRGKRISLSVAGQMFLPYAYQFQALHQDVHARFSRDTELSGEYRIGILESISTSSYMDRFAQFMHEYPKVNLMVTIDTTLHLLQRLRNGELSMVWLIDRPVNAADVQVVHESSVPIVFFCAPSHPFATSSPVPIEKLSEVPWILAEKGTNYRWQLEQDLAARHQYIRARIEIGSTSNIIDFVAKDLGVSLLPSYTLKQAIDAGRIVPFQIKGYDMHMQSQFLVFRKRWIPEAIAKLMSYF; encoded by the coding sequence ATGGATCTGAAAAATGTTAATGCTTTCATTCACGTAGCAGAAACGAATAGTTTTACACGGGCAGCAGAAAGACTCGAATACGCGCAGTCAACCATTACGGCTCAAATCCAGACTTTGGAGGCAGAGCTGGGAGCTGAATTATTCATCCGTCGTGGAAAGCGGATATCGCTTTCTGTCGCAGGGCAGATGTTTCTCCCGTACGCGTATCAATTCCAGGCCTTGCATCAAGATGTGCATGCGCGGTTTTCCCGCGACACGGAACTCTCGGGAGAGTACCGCATCGGCATCTTGGAATCCATCAGCACATCTTCTTATATGGATCGTTTTGCACAATTCATGCATGAGTATCCGAAGGTAAACCTGATGGTCACAATCGATACGACGCTCCATCTGTTGCAACGATTAAGGAATGGCGAATTGTCAATGGTCTGGCTGATTGACAGGCCGGTCAATGCTGCTGACGTCCAGGTCGTTCATGAGTCGAGTGTCCCAATCGTGTTTTTCTGCGCTCCTTCTCATCCATTTGCAACCAGCAGCCCGGTTCCCATCGAGAAACTATCGGAAGTCCCATGGATCCTGGCCGAAAAAGGTACGAATTATCGTTGGCAGCTGGAACAGGATTTAGCAGCAAGACATCAATATATCCGCGCTCGTATTGAAATCGGATCGACGAGCAATATCATTGATTTTGTGGCTAAAGATCTTGGTGTATCATTGCTGCCCTCCTATACGTTAAAGCAAGCAATAGATGCCGGGCGTATCGTTCCCTTTCAAATAAAGGGCTATGATATGCATATGCAAAGCCAATTCCTGGTTTTTCGTAAAAGATGGATACCAGAAGCTATTGCAAAACTCATGTCGTATTTCTGA
- a CDS encoding sensor histidine kinase — MDMIHRLRRKFLLLAFVAVVIILAGALGLINGITYMKMRSEVDTLLTAIVQNDGIMPSHQPGTSTESWLSDPEWYNDTPEFAHQTRYFSVILDHDGRIQRLNLSNISAFNELQALEIARALADSPQAQGVFKNKRASYCYSVTERSGGGRLVVVMDCTRDVGAVDAFMRYSLRFGLVCILLYMMILMFLSNYAIRPFVENVASQKRFITNAGHELKTPIAIISANAEALELISGKSQWTDNILFQVKRVTRLINELIMLAKMGEKNQQLLKRETVDISRTFEEAVQSFAPVVEGEKKTLVKEIHPNLQGETDPKYLYEIFTIFMDNAAKYCDEGGTIRAVLEPHGKQGFRAFVSNDYKNGAQVDYSHFFERFYRGDESHNSQKGGYGIGLSMAEEATRLLGGKIQVDYKDGVITFGVTF, encoded by the coding sequence ATGGATATGATCCATCGTCTGCGGCGGAAATTCCTGCTGCTGGCTTTTGTGGCCGTGGTGATCATCCTGGCCGGGGCCCTGGGGCTGATCAATGGCATTACCTATATGAAAATGCGGTCGGAAGTGGACACCCTGCTGACCGCCATTGTCCAGAACGATGGAATCATGCCCTCCCATCAGCCGGGGACCAGTACGGAAAGCTGGCTCAGCGACCCGGAATGGTACAATGACACCCCGGAATTTGCCCACCAGACCCGGTATTTCAGCGTGATCCTGGATCATGACGGCCGGATCCAGCGGCTGAACCTGTCCAACATTTCCGCCTTCAACGAACTCCAGGCTCTGGAAATCGCCCGGGCTCTGGCGGATAGTCCCCAGGCCCAGGGCGTGTTCAAGAACAAACGGGCCAGCTACTGTTACAGCGTTACGGAACGGTCCGGGGGCGGCCGGCTGGTGGTGGTCATGGACTGCACCCGGGATGTGGGAGCCGTGGATGCCTTTATGCGGTATTCCCTCCGGTTCGGCCTGGTGTGCATCCTGCTGTACATGATGATCCTCATGTTCCTGAGCAATTATGCCATCCGGCCCTTTGTGGAAAACGTGGCCAGCCAGAAACGGTTCATCACCAACGCCGGTCACGAGCTGAAGACCCCCATTGCCATTATTTCCGCCAATGCGGAAGCTCTGGAACTGATCAGCGGCAAAAGCCAGTGGACGGACAACATCCTGTTCCAGGTGAAACGGGTGACCCGTCTGATCAACGAGCTGATCATGCTGGCCAAAATGGGGGAAAAGAACCAGCAGCTGCTGAAACGGGAAACGGTGGATATCAGCCGGACCTTCGAAGAAGCGGTCCAGTCTTTTGCTCCGGTGGTGGAAGGGGAAAAGAAAACCCTGGTGAAGGAAATCCACCCGAATCTCCAGGGGGAGACGGATCCCAAGTATCTCTACGAGATCTTCACCATCTTCATGGACAATGCGGCCAAATACTGTGATGAGGGCGGCACCATCCGGGCAGTGCTGGAACCCCATGGGAAGCAGGGCTTCCGGGCCTTTGTGTCCAATGATTACAAGAACGGTGCCCAGGTGGACTATTCCCATTTCTTTGAACGGTTCTACCGGGGGGATGAAAGCCACAACAGCCAGAAGGGCGGGTACGGGATCGGCCTTTCCATGGCGGAAGAAGCCACCCGGCTGCTGGGCGGGAAGATCCAGGTGGATTACAAGGACGGCGTGATCACCTTCGGGGTGACTTTCTAA
- a CDS encoding alpha/beta hydrolase, with protein MHTTYAAVPTKTLVHDSQMKHATIKDLDNDTRVFAVDKTIEAKKVTFQNRYGFDVAGHLYLPKDFDDKKQYKAVVVTGPFGAVKEQSSGLYAQEMAKNGFVAVAFDPSTTGESSGKRRNMGSPEIFTEDYSAAVDFVSNLKFVNPQQIGAIGICGLSGMAITAATNDTRIKAVATSAMYDMSDSIRNHYQGDYYTPEQREIVKHHLAEMRDEEAKTGKSIPGSHELAVDKDGKVISTKTMFPDKLPADAPDVVKGFYDYYVSRAYHPRAINSNTLAWDSTTPYGFFNFSLMEHIKELSPRPLLLITGDKAHSKYFSDAVYAAADGPKEEIVVPGATHTDLYDQMDKIPFDRLVAFFNKYLGE; from the coding sequence ATGCATACGACTTATGCAGCCGTGCCGACAAAAACGCTCGTGCACGATTCACAGATGAAGCATGCGACGATCAAGGATCTGGACAACGACACGCGCGTCTTCGCCGTGGACAAGACGATTGAGGCCAAGAAGGTCACATTCCAGAACCGCTACGGCTTCGATGTGGCGGGCCACCTCTACCTGCCAAAGGATTTCGATGACAAGAAACAGTACAAGGCTGTCGTCGTGACGGGCCCGTTTGGCGCAGTCAAGGAGCAGTCCTCAGGCCTCTACGCACAGGAGATGGCCAAGAATGGCTTTGTTGCCGTCGCCTTCGATCCATCGACCACGGGGGAGAGCAGCGGTAAGCGCCGCAATATGGGCTCGCCGGAGATTTTCACGGAGGATTACAGCGCGGCGGTCGATTTCGTCAGCAACCTCAAGTTCGTCAACCCGCAGCAGATCGGTGCCATTGGCATCTGCGGTCTCTCGGGCATGGCCATCACGGCAGCGACGAATGATACGCGCATCAAGGCGGTCGCGACCTCGGCCATGTACGACATGTCGGACAGCATCCGCAACCACTATCAAGGGGATTACTATACGCCGGAGCAGCGCGAGATCGTCAAGCACCACCTGGCCGAGATGCGCGATGAGGAGGCAAAGACAGGCAAGTCCATTCCCGGCTCGCATGAGCTCGCCGTCGATAAGGATGGCAAGGTGATCTCGACAAAGACGATGTTCCCCGACAAGCTGCCGGCGGATGCACCGGATGTCGTGAAGGGTTTCTACGATTATTACGTCAGCCGCGCTTACCATCCGCGCGCCATCAACTCCAACACGCTGGCCTGGGATTCGACGACGCCATACGGCTTCTTCAACTTCTCGCTGATGGAGCACATTAAGGAACTCAGCCCGCGCCCGCTGCTGCTTATCACAGGGGACAAGGCGCATTCCAAGTACTTCTCGGATGCGGTCTATGCAGCGGCAGATGGTCCGAAGGAGGAGATTGTCGTTCCGGGTGCTACGCATACGGATCTCTACGACCAGATGGACAAGATTCCCTTCGACCGCCTCGTCGCGTTTTTCAACAAGTACCTCGGTGAATGA
- a CDS encoding PD-(D/E)XK nuclease domain-containing protein, whose protein sequence is MENIIIVSNRVIYSVYDTANREAFYHGLLLGMTTLLGSEYEVKSNRESGLGRYDLAIYPTREGQCGVILELAHKYRAAAHHIHITCNSPGSFLYLLLQQEYLLFLR, encoded by the coding sequence ATGGAAAACATAATAATTGTATCAAACAGAGTGATATATAGTGTATACGATACAGCAAACCGGGAAGCCTTTTATCACGGCTTGTTGCTGGGCATGACCACCCTGCTCGGCTCAGAGTACGAAGTCAAGTCGAACCGGGAAAGCGGCCTGGGGCGGTACGACCTGGCCATCTATCCGACTCGTGAAGGACAATGCGGCGTCATCCTTGAATTGGCACATAAATATAGGGCCGCTGCACATCACATTCACATTACGTGCAACAGCCCTGGTTCGTTCTTGTATTTGTTATTGCAGCAGGAATACCTGCTTTTTCTTAGATAG
- a CDS encoding YjcQ family protein, translating into MKNFDDENFTASHFAVSDALFLNILQSLIEAGYIGGIKIVTDKCGSAISLISPHLSLSGMEYLADNTMMKKAYRLLKGIRDVTPGV; encoded by the coding sequence GTGAAAAACTTCGATGATGAAAATTTTACTGCATCCCATTTTGCCGTCAGCGATGCTTTATTTTTGAATATTCTTCAGTCGTTGATTGAAGCCGGATATATTGGTGGAATCAAAATCGTAACTGATAAATGCGGTTCAGCCATCTCTTTGATTAGTCCCCATTTGTCGTTGTCCGGAATGGAATATCTGGCTGATAATACTATGATGAAAAAGGCTTATAGGTTATTGAAGGGCATTAGAGATGTGACGCCCGGTGTTTAA